ATCTCGTTGACCATGACGTGCTTCCACCGAACCGATTCCCTATCATCTGCAATGCACTCAAGTCGAAGCGGTTCCTTGAGGAAAACCACCTCGTCCTCGAAGAGATCCAAGGACCTCCGTCCGGGCGAAGTTCCACCGTCACCTTTGTGTACAGACTAGAACCCATCGCGCCTCCGGCCTCTTCAATTCCTCAGGCGAGTGTCCGTTCAAGAGACCGGTTCCTGGAACTTCGCGGGCTGTTGAGGAAGACCTATCAACAGCTTGGAGGGGCGGAAGAATTCCATCGTCGCGAGCGGGAGAGCTGGGACCGGTGAGACGTATTTACTGGGATACGATGATCCACGTTTACTGGTTCGAGAATAACGATGCGCTTGGCGATCGGGTGCAGCACATTCTCGATGTCATGCTGCAAAGGAGTGACATCCTTTGCAGCAGTCTCTTCACTCTCAGCGAACTTATCGTCGGGCCGACAAAGACCATAGAACCGGGTGAAGTTGAGACAATCGAAGAATACTTCGAATCCGATCTGATCACGCTTCTGCCTTATACGCGGCAGGCGGTCCGAACTTTTGCTGAACTGCGCGCCCATCACGGAGTCAAGCCTCTGGATGCGCTTCATCTGGCGATAGCCGCGAACAACAGCGTCGACCTATTCCTGACTCACGATAAGAGGCTTCAGAGGCTTCGCATGCCCGGGCTTCCGTTCATCGCGAGCCTTGAGACCGACCTCTTCTAATCCCCGAAGCACGGAACAACGAAGGGCACCGTCCGAAGACGACGCCCTTTCTCTTTCGTGAAGCTGGTTTACAGCGAGCTCATGTTGTGCAGGAACTCCTGGTTGTTGCGGGTCTTGCCGAGCTTGTCGGTGAGAAGCTCCATCGCCTCGACCGGGCTCAACGGGTTGAGCACCTTGCGGAGGATCCAAGTGCGCTGGAGGTCTTCCTTCGGGATGAGGAGCTCTTCCTTACGCGTTCCGGAGCGCTGGATGTCGATCGCCGGGAAGACACGCTTGTCGACGAGCTTGCGGTCGAGGATGACTTCCATGTTGCCGGTACCCTTGAACTCTTCGAAGATGACCTCGTCCATGCGGGAGCCGGTGTCGACGAGGGCGGTGGCGATGATGGTGAGCGAGCCGCCTTCCTCGATGTTGCGGGCCGCGCCGAAGAAGCGCTTCGGGCGTTGCAGGGCGTTCGAGTCCACACCGCCTGAGAGCACCTTGCCCGACGGCGGGACGATGGTGTTGTAGGCGCGGGCGAGACGGGTGATGGAGTCGAGGAGGATGACGACGTCGCGCTTGTGCTCGACGAGGCGCTTGGCCTTCTCGATGACCATCTCGGCGACCTGAACGTGGCGCGCGGCGGGCTCGTCGAAGGTGGAGGAGATGACTTCGCCTTTGACCGAGCGCTGCATGTCGGTGACTTCTTCTGGACGCTCGTCGATGAGCAGGACGATCAGGACGACTTCGGGGTGGTTCGAGGTGATGGAGTTGGCGATGGATTGGAGGAGCATCGTCTTGCCGGTGCGCGGCGGAGCGACGATGAGGCCGCGCTGGCCCTTGCCTACGGGAGTCAGCAGGTCCATGACGCGTCCGGAGATGTGCTCGCGGACTGTCTCCATCTTCACGCGTTCCTGCGCGTAGAGCGGCGTCAGGTTGTCGAAGAGAATCTTGTTGCGGGTCTCCTCGGGGCTCTCGAAGTTGATCGCCTCGATCTTGACGAGGGCGAAGTACTTCTCACCTTCGTGCGGCGGGCGGACGTTGCCGCTGATGGTGTCGCCGGTCTTGAGGTCGAATTTGCGAATCTGCGATGGGGAGACGTAGATGTCATCGGGGCCGGGCAGGTAGTTGTAATCGGGCGAACGGAGGAAGCCGTAGCCGTCGGGGAGGATCTCGAGGACGCCTTCGGCGAAGATGTGCCCCTCTTTTTCGCTCTGCGCCTGCAGAATCTTGAAGATAAGGTCCTGCTTGCGGAGTCCGCTGGTACCGGCGATATCGAGGCCGCGCGCGAGCTTGCCCAATTCGGCAATGTTGTGTTCTTTCAACTCAGAAATTGTCATGTTTTACCTGAAGATTTTTACTTTTTGGGAAGGAGAGATGGTTGAAGCGGAGGCGGGATCTGTCAGACGGGGAGTCGGGGACGAGGCCGGAACGCGTGGGAGTAGCAGAAATTGCGGAGTTGTTTGTGATTATGGCAGATTGCGGAGGGATTGTCGTGCAGGAAAACCGGGGTGAAACTGCCGCGCGTTAAGCTGCGCGGCGTTCCTGTGAACCAATAGCAGTGATCTTCTCAACGGGCTCGTTGGCGTCGTCCATGGGAATCGTGTCTTTGAAACGGTCCAGAACCTCATTCGTGGTGTCCTGAAGCCGGGTGTTCGGCTTGTGCAGCTTCCTCGTCGCCTTCGACGCAAGCTGACATAGCTCGTAGCGGTTTGTTACGTGAGTCAAAGCTCCAAAAATCAAATCCGAGCGCATAGCATTCTCCTTTTCTTGCCGGTGGACGTCATCGGTCCACTGGTCTCATTTCGAATACAAACTGTGTTGTTTTCTACCGCACACTCGTTAGACGCTAAAATCCGCGCTGACGACTCTTTCCCAGCCAAAAAGTTCGACTAACCTGTTTCAGACTGGTTTCAGACTGGGTCAAGGGATAAAAAGCACACACGACGGTCGCGGCGAGAGGTCAAAGACCACAGGCTAGTTCCAACGTTTTGTGCGGTTTATGCCAGAATCAGACTATCCGGATGAGAAGAGGCTTAAATGCAAAGACACGGGGGGAAAGCCTATCTCCGTGCCGAACCTGAGCCGCTGAACTCCTCTACCCACGCAGGCACAAAGGCAACGACACTCATGGAAAGTAAATCGTCCGGGGGGGGCGGGTCAATACTTTTTTTGGGAAGTTCGCCTGCGGGTAATCCCGGAAACGGAAGATTTTGAATCGAGAATCAGTCGAATCCGTGTTCGTCAAGACCAATAACTTCGATCAAGTGTCCGGTATTGGATCGCCTCCGCGATGTGTTTGACCGCGATATCCTGCACCCCTTCGAGGTCTGCGATGGTGCGGGAGACCTTGAGGATGCGGTCGTGGGCGCGGGCGCTCAGGCCCTGTTGCTGCATTGCCCGTTCAAGCAGCCTCTCGGCGTCCGAGGACAGCTCGCAGAAGACGCGAATCTGCTGAGTGGACATCTGGGAGTTTGAAAAGACTTTCCGCGAGACTGCTTTGGCGCTTCCCTTCGTCCGCTCCGCCGTCGCGCCAAAGCGCTCATGCTGGCGCTCCCGGGCTGCAAGGACACGCGCCCGGATCTCGGAAGAGCCCTCGCTGGCCGAGCCGCCCCGCAGTTCCTTATATTGCACTGCAGGCACCTCGATGTGGATGTCGATGCGGTCAAGCAGAGGTCCACTGACCTTCGAGACATATCGCTGAATCATCGGCGGCGTACACATGCACTCGCGGCTCTTATCGTTGAAGTAGCCGCAAGGACACGGGTTCATCGCCGCTGCGAGCATGAAGCGCGCGGGAAAGCTGAGGCTCATGGCCGCGCGCGTGATGGTCACCATGCCGTCCTCCAACGGCTGCCGCAGAACCTCAAGGACGTTGCGAGGAAACTCCGGCAGTTCGTCGAGAAAGAGCAGACCGTTGTGTGCGAGCGATACCTCGCCGGGACGCGGCATCACGCCACCGCCGATCAGCCCCGCGTCGGAGATGGTGTGGTGTGGCGAACGGAAAGGCCGGTGCGCCACGAGGCCGTCCTCAGCGTTCAGCACACCCGCTACCGAGTGGATCTTTGTCGTCTCGAGCGCCTCCTCAAACCGCAACGGCGCGAGAATCGAAGGCAGGCGCTTCGCCAGCATCGTCTTTCCGGAACCCGGCGGCCCGATCATCAGGATGTTGTGTCCGCCCGCCGCCGCGACCTCCAAGGCGCGTTTGGCGACGCCCTGCCCGCGTACGTCCTTGAAGTCCGCCGGGAAGTGTTGCATCTCGTTCAGCAGGTCGGTCGCTTCCACCTTGAGCGGCACGGCGGTGATCGCTCCGAACGCCGCCGCGTTCAGCAGTTCGCGGACTTCGGTGAGCGTCTTGACGGGGTACACATCCACGCCTTCGACTACAGCCGCCTCTTTCGCATTGCTCTCGGGAACGATGAGGTTGCGAATGCCCCTGGCCTTCGCAGCCACCGCGATGGGAAGCATTCCCTGCACGGCCCGCAGGCCTCCGTCGAGACCAAGTTCTCCGACCAGGAGGAAGTCGCTCATGTCCTTGATGTTGAGGCCGCCATACGCGCCGAGAATGCCGATGGCGATGGGAAGGTCGAAGCCCGAGCCTTCCTTCTTGAGGTCAGCCGGAGCGAGGTTGATGGTGATGCGGGTGGGAGGCAGACCGAAGCCGGAGTTCTTGATGGCCGCGCGCACACGGTCCCGACTCTCCCGGACCGCCGCATCCGGTAATCCGACCGTGTGGAACTGCTCTTCGCCAAGGGTGACGTTCGCGAAGTCGATCTCGACCTCGATGATGCTTGCGTCGATCCCATAGACCGCCGCACTGCGTACTTTGAAGAGAGACATAAGGTCGCCTGATCAATCCTGGAGGCAGAAGTTTGAAACGGAACAGAAGGAAGCTATGGGCCGGAGTCCGCCCAGTCTAGCACCGCGCCTGCGACCACAGAGGAGGCTGGCACATCAGAAGGATGCGAAGCCGATAAACTTCGCCACGTTTCCGCTGCCTCGTGACACACTATGTGAAATCTCCAAGCCAGCGAACGAAGATAGAGATTTTAGAAGGATTCGCACGCATGCAAGTGTTTCCCCGCTCCCTCCGCCTCGTCGCTTTCGCCGCCGTGCTCCTTGCCGCCACCTCGGGTCACCGGGCCTTCGCACAGAACAACGACGTCTCGTCCCAGGAGACCGATACGCCCCCCGGTCCGTTTGATCCAGGTCATAGTTCCGTTGCGGACGACAAGCAGCAGGCGTGGCTCATCCTCACCGATGCGTACAACGACAAGCACTCGCTGGTGCGCGTGCAGGCTTTGGCCGCGCTCGGCAATGTCGGGGACGACCGCGCCGCCAAGATGATCTCCGATGAGTTGAACGACACCGATATCGATGTGCGCACGGGCGCCGTGCTCGCCTGCGGCGAGGGACGCCAGCTTTTGCTCATCGGCAGGCTGCACGACATGCTCGACGACAAGGAGCCCGAGGTGGCGTTCGCCGCGGCAACGACCCTCTGGAAAATGAAGGACCACTCCGGTGAGGACATCCTGATGGCCGTCGCGAATGGCGACCGGCCTGCAAATGCGACGTTTGTGAACGGGACGATGCACACGATGAACAAGGACTTCCATAACCCGTCGACGCTCACCCGCATGGGCGCGCTGCAGGGAGCCAGCTTTCTGCTCGGTCCCTTCGGCTTTGGCATCACCGCGTACGAGGCGATGCGCAAGAGCGGAGGAAGCTCGGCGCGCGTGGTCGCGATCGAGCAACTCGCGCAGGAACGCACCGGCCCGGTGCGGGCACAGTTGCTGAGCGCGCTTGGCGATAAGGATCCCGGGGTACGGGCCTCAGCCGCGAAGGCGCTCGGTGATTACCACGAGCCTGATGTCGCTACGGCGCTGGCTAATCTGTTCATCGATTCGAAGCCACCGGTTCGGTATACCGCCGCGGCAGCCTATCTGCATTCGACCGGCGCGGCTCCGGCTCCGGCAACTCCACCTGCCGTAGCGAAGCCCGCCTCGAAGAAGCGCTGAATCGATCCGATCCATCAAAATTGACATTACTTCCGGGCCGGAGGATGGTAGCGTTCGACGCAGGAGTTCAACCAACATGCGTAAGTTCATGAGCCTGTTCGTCCTCGCTACCCTCTTCCTCCTTCCAACCATCCCGGTCCAGAGTCAAACCACTGCCCCTCCAGCAAGCATCTCCTGCGATGGAACTCCCGCCGCGGTGCGCGTCTCCGAGATCAAACCCGGGATGATGGCCGACTTTCTGAAGGCCGTTGACGCCCATCGCGCCTGGTATCGAGCGCACGGATTCACCGCCAACCAGATCTACGCCTCGCGCGTCTACGATCAAGGCCCCAACGCTCCGTTTTCCGAGACCGAGGTTCTCACCTTCCACGTCAATCCGCCGACGGCCAGCAGACCCGTGGAGCAGGACGATGCTTACAAGGCGTTCGTCAAGATGTACCGTGACACATCCAGCCTCAAGAACGAGTACCGCATCTGCATGCCGAAGCAGCCTTAGCCTGGAACGCCTTCCCAGGCGACGACCGCCGTACAATCGAGGCTGACGTGAACACAAGCCTCTTCGAGCTCTTCAAGATCGGCATCGGCCCCTCCAGCTCGCACACAGTGGGGCCGATGCGCGCCGCGCTAAGGTTTGTGCGAGAGCTGGATGAGGCTGGACAGCTTGATGCGACAGCGAGGCTGCGCGCCGATCTCTACGGATCGCTTGCGCTGACCGGCATCGGCCACGCGACCGACCGCGCGGTTCTGCTTGGGCTTCTCGGCGAGGCTCCCGATACCGTCGATCCTGCGCTCGTGGAGCAGCATCTTGCCGGCATCCGCGCTGCGGATTCTCTTGCCCTGCTTGGGCGTCATCCGATTCCCTTCAACGAGCCGCAGCATCTTCTCTTTCATCGCGACCAGATGTTCCCGGATCCAGGAGTGCCGACGCATCCAAACGGTATACGTTTCGCGGCGTTTGACGCAGCCGGTGCGCGGCTGCGCGAGGATGTCTTCTTCTCCGTCGGGGGCGGCTTCATTCTCTCGCGGGCGGAGTTTCATCCGGAGAAGGTCGCCACCAGCTCGCGCACCGTGCCCTACCCGTTTTCAAGCGCAGCGGAGTTGCTGCACATAGCCTCGGCCGAAGGGCTGACGATCGCGAATCTCCTGCTCGCCAATGAAGTGGCGCTGCTGGAGTCGGACGCTGCGATCAACCGGCCTCCGCCTCACCCCGAAGCATTCAACGGGACGGCCGAGGACCGAATTCGAGCGAGCATCCTCAGCCTCTGGCGCGTGATGCAGCAATGCACGGAGCGTGGAATCGCCACGCAGGGCATACTGCCCGGTGGGCTCAACGTGCGGCGGCGGGCGCACAGGCTGGCGGAGCGGCTCAACAACCCCCAGGCTCCCGATCCGCTCGCCGCCATCGACTGGGTGACGCTCTACGCCATGGCCGTCAATGAAGAGAACGCCGCGGGTGGGCGCGTCGTAACGGCGCCGACGAACGGCGCGGCCGGGGTGATTCCGTCGATAGCCCACTACTACATGCGGTTCATCGAGGGTCCGGGCCAGAGCACGCAGGAGGAGAAGCAGGATGGGCTGATCCGGTTCTTCCTCACGGCGGCAGCCATCGGGATTCTCTACAAGGAGAATGCCAGCATCTCGGGGGCGGAGGTTGGATGCCAGGGCGAGGTCGGCGTGGCCTGCTCGATGGCTGCCGGAGGTCTTGTGGCCGCGCTGAATGGCACGAACGAGCAGGTCGAACACGCAGCCGAGATCGGCATGGAACACAACCTCGGAATGACGTGCGATCCCATCGGCGGCCTGGTGCAGATCCCGTGTATCGAACGGAACGGCATGGGCGCGGTAAAAGCCATCAACGCGGCGCGCATGGCGATGCACGAGACCGAAGGCCACAAACTCTCGCTCGACCAAGTGATCGCGACGATGTACCAGACGGGGCTGGACATGCAGTCGCGCTACAAGGAGACGTCGCTGGCAGGGCTTGCTCTCAACATTATCGAGTGTTGAGTCGCCCGGTCGTCACGCTGCGGCGGCGAGGTAGGAGTACCGCCCCGCGTGGCTCGTCTCGTAAAGCGCGAGCAGACGCTGGCGCATGAGGTAGTAGGCGCTTGCGGCTTCCTGGACGTTGAACGGCCCGCGAACTTCGCCACGGCCGAACGCAAGGTTGAGCCCAAGCCGGAAGGTCGCGCGTTTGAGCAGGATCGCATCCCGGCGCATCCGTTCGGCGACGATTACGCTCTCGTTGAAGTTCCAGCGCTGCGCGTATCCCGCGAGCGCGATCAGGACGTCCGCGTTGGCGCGCATGCGCTGCAGGCCATCCGCTCCGCCGATCATGGTCCAGAGCTGGTCGGTCTCGATGCCGATCTGACCCTTCATCGGATGAAGATATTCGAGAGCGACCGAAGCGATGCCGTCAGACGGCAGGGGCTCGAGCTTCGCGACGAGATCCTCCCAACTCATGTTGGACAGCCGGGATGATTTGATGTGCGTCCTGACGAACGCGAACCCGATGCAAAGAATCGCTGCGGCAAAGAGGACGAGAAAGGTCATAGGGGAGGTCCGTCGACGCTTGTCAGATCGTATTGCACCCGGCGGTGGAGAGCAACAAGATAAGCGGACATCTCTGGAGAAAGTGGCGCGCGTGCCTTTTCCGGGAGGCAGAAGGTAACGATCCAGAAGCCCAGGACCGACAGGTAAACCCCCATCCGGAGATACGAAAAGACGACAAACTCTCGATCCCAGCCGAGGATGACATGCGCAAACTCCTCGAGCAGCGCGCTGAACGCCCATATCGCGATTCCCTGCCCAAGCGCGACCACGTAGCTTCGCCGCTGCAGGCCCAGCCGGTTTGCGGCCGCCGACATCGCGAGAAAAAGCTCGCAGGTGAGAAGCGAGGTGAAGACCGTCACTCGCACATTCCACAGGGCGAGGCCACGGGACTGCGGCGGACCAAGCTGCAGGGCGAGTCCGGCGGCCGCGACCAAACCAATCATTCCCCACACGAGAAACGAGTTCCTCGCATCGCGAACCCAGGTTCCGGTCGGACGCAGAATATCGCGGGCGATCTCATAGATCAACGCGACCTGGAAGACGTAGTCGGCGAAGCCGGTAATCCAGTAGGCGAGAAAGTAAGCGCGGTGGCTCGCATGGCGCGAGATCACGAAGAGAAGGATCGTGGTCAGCGCCTGGAAGCCCATCATGCCGGTGAAGATCGGATATTCCCCGGCACGCTTCCGGAATGCCAGGACAAGCACGAGGGCGACGTGACCGGCGAAGCCCGCCGCCCACAGTGCGTTGTCCAGCATGGAGACGTTCATCAGTGAGAGACCTGTCCCTGCGGATTAGACCCCTAAGACGACAGCAACAGTGTACGCAACAATGAATGCCGACGAAGCGGAAGCAGCGGCAGGAGGAGGATTCGTGCCCCACCGCTCAGCCTGGGCCATGGGAGCAGCGACGAGGGAAAGGGTGGCGGCGGCAAAGGTGAACGAACGGAGGAAGTTCTTCATGGTGTGGCTCCTTGGGGCGCAAAAGTGCGCTGCTCAAGCGTAGCTGGATGACACACCGTAGAAACAGAGATCATTTGAAGGCGTAGCGTTTGTCTCAAGAGTGAAGGAAGACGGTCTCGAAACAGACATATCTTCCTTTTAAAATGACCACTTCGGGACTGGTCTCGGCCTCGAAACTCACCATAAGAGCGTAAAAAGGGAGCGCCGTAGCGCCCCCTCTCGCCGGACGTGGAATGAACCAGTTACGGAACGGCAATTCCTTGAGGTGAACCTTTCGGCGTCGAAAGATATCCGGAGACCTGATTCTTGGCAATCGAATTCACGACGACCTCGTACAGCACCGGGGACTTGCCTGTATAGAATTGCACCGGCTCGTCGAGGCTCTTATCCTTCTTCTCGATGTTCTTGTCGTCCGCGCTCACGTTGAGCGTGAACTTCGAGTGCTTTTCGTCCGCCTTCTTCAACTGCAGCTTGATCGAGGAGAGAAGCGTTGGCTGCTGGCCCTTGTGCAGCGTGAACTCGTAGTAGTTGCGATCGCCCTTGTGCTTGAGCGTCTCGAGTTCGGAAGCATTGTGAGCGATGAGACCGCTCATCACACCCGCATCGCCTACGACCCGCGAAAGCTGCGTCTTTGTATCTTCAAGATCCTGCTTGGTCGAGGCTACGTCGGTCTTGACGCCGCCGACATCGTTCTTGACTCCGCCGACGTCGGTCTTCACGTTTGAAACATCGCTGGCAACCGCGCCAAGCTGTTTCTCCGTAGACTCCTGTTCTTTCTCGATCTTCGCGGCCGAGGCACGCTGCACGGCCATAATCGCGGCGGCGCGTGTTTCAATCTGCTTCTGGGTCATGCCGACGCTCTGACCCAATGTCTCGCTCGTCGCCTTGAGCTGTGCGTTCGTTGTCTCCAGTTTCTGAACGAGGTCCGCATTGCGGGCATCGGCCGCTGCGAGACGCGTCTCCGCCGCAGAAAGATGGTTCTGCAAGCCGTAGCACCAGACAAGGGCGCCAAGTCCGAGCAACACAGCAACCAGTCCGGCAATCAAGCCGCCCTGAACCGTTCTTTCTTCGACAACAACGTTCTCACTCATCGGAATCCCTCCACGTTCTTTCGACCGCGTCCACAGAAAAGCGGAAGCAGCGCTAAGAATACTCTGATCTTTCCCAAACTAGAATGGTTGGATGCGGTCTTCTGATTTCTGCATCGCGGGAGGGGGAATCATTGGTCTTACCCTCGCGCTTGAACTTCATCGTCGCGGCGCCGAGGTAACTGTCGTAGAACGCGACATCCCACTCAAGCAGGCCTCGCAGGCAGCTGCCGGCATGCTGGCCGTCCGTGATCCCGATAACCCTCCCGAGCTTCTTCCGCTCTCCGAGCTGAGCATCGATCTCTACCCTGCCTTCCTCGACCGGATCGAACGTCTTTCAGGGCAACGTGTTCCGTTCCAGACCACGGTCACGTATCAGTCAGTTGGTCATTCGTCCCTGAGGCCCGCGATCAATCTGCCCACGGGCCTCATCCCCGGCGACGACGGCCTTTCCCGGCTGGAGGAGCATTCGCTCGACCCGCGCCAACTTGCCCCGGCTCTGCTGACCGCTGTCCGCAACACGTCGGTCGTGATCCTCGACCACACGACCATCGAGTCGGCCCCACCCGCCGGCTGCCTGATCAGCACGCTTGGGCCATGGGGTGCGCCACCAGCGGCTCCTCGCAAGGGGCAGATGCTCGCTGTGAGCGTTCCCGCCTCGTTCGGCCTTGATTACGTTGTTCGAACCGAGCATATCTACATCGTTCCCCGCCTCCAGGGACCACGCGCCGGACAGGCTGTGATCGGAGCGACCGTGGAAGACGCCGGCTTCTCGACACACACGGAACCGGCCAGCCTGGCTCGCCTCCGCGGACTGGCTGCTGCCTTCCTCCCTGCGGTTGCTGATGAAACGGACTTTCCGATCGTCGATCACTGGGCAGGTCTGCGTCCCTACACGCCCGACAACCTTCCGATGCTCGGCGAGATCGAGGCGGCTGATCCCGGCAGTACAAAACGCTTCGTCGCGACCGGACACTACCGCAACGGGATCCTCCTCGCGCCCGCAACCGCTCATGTCATGGCCGAACTTCTTACGGGAGAGGTTCCTTCTGTCGACCTGTGTCGGTTCGCTCCGGGACGCTTTGGGAAGGCATAGCATCTTCGCACAACCTCACCGATATTCGCGCAGCCGCCGTGACAAGCGTTTCTCCGCTGCGCTATAACCGAAGGGTCTCGTGCGCACTAAGCGCGAAAGGATTGCCCATGTCCACTGCTGTCGCCTCTAAAGGTTTGGAAGGCATTGTTGCCACGACCTCGTCCATTTGCTGGATCGACGGTGACGCCGGTGTGCTCTCGTACCGCGGCATCGATATCCACGAGCTCGCAAGCAAATCGACCTTCGAAGAGACCACCTACCTGCTTTGGGAAGGTAAGCTGCCGACAGCCTCCGAGCTCGCCTCCTTCTCAAAGGAACTCGCGGAAGCTCGCGAGCTGAACCCCGCGGTCCTCGACTTTCTGCGCAGCGTGCCCACGACCGCGACTCCAATGGAGGTCCTCCGCACGGCCGTCTCGCTTCTGAGCATCTACGACGCCGATGAGAAGCTCTCCACGCATGATGCGAATGTTCGTAAGTCGTTCCGGCTCACTGCGCAGATCGCCATGATCGTTGCCGTGTTCGACCGCATCCGCAAGGGCAAGCCGGTCGTCGAAGCCGACAAGAGCCTCTCGCACGCAGCCAACTTCCTCTGGATGCTGAACGGCGAGAAGCCCTCCGAGACCGCGACCCGCGCGCTCGATATCGCGCTCATCCTCCACGCCGACCACGAACTGAACGCGAGCACCTTCGCCGCGCGCGTCATCGCCGCGACCCTCGCGGATCTGCACTCCGCCATTACGGGGGCCATCGGGGCTCTCAAAGGACCGCTGCACGGCGGAGCCAACGAGGCCACGATGCGCCTGCTCTATGCCATCGATGAAGCCGGAGCCGACCCGGTCGAGTATGTCCGGCAGATGTTTATCGAAAAGAAGAAAATCTCGGGCTTCGGCCACCGCGTTTACCATACCGAAGACCCCCGCGCGACCCACCTGCGCCGCATGTCGGAGGAGCTTGGAACCGCCGCCGGCAACACGAAGTGGTTCGACATGTCGAAGAAGATCGAAGCCTTCGTGAAGGGCGAAAAGAAGCTCAACGCCAACGTCGACTTCTACTCCGCGAGCACCTACACCACGCTTGGCATCGACATCGATCTCTTTACCCCGATCTTCGCCGTCAGCCGCATCTCCGGCTGGGCGGCCCACGTGATCGAGCAGCACGACGACAACCGCCTCATCCGCCCGCGCGCCGACTACACCGGCCCCGAGTACCCCGCACCCTACATTCCTGTCGATAAGCGCTAAGCAGGCGATAACGTCGTGAAGAAGGTGGCCGTGAACTCTCCCGGCCACCTTTTTTCCGAGGCTTACATCTTCTGGCTCGCCGGTGGCACGATCCCGTTCATCCGCAGATACTCCACGAGCTGCCCGTAGTGGTCGAAGCCATGCATGACGCCGTAACCGGCCATGGTTGCCCGTGTCTGGCTATTCGTTCCCAGCACCATCTCGAATGCATTCTCCAACGTCAGCCTGGCCACCGACTGGTGGGCGTAATCGAACGAAGCCTTGAGCGCCGCCACGAGATCGTCCTTGCTCGTGAGGCTTGCAATCGTCTTGGTGTCGACCGTCGTCTGAACGCCGCCAACCGCACGGAAGATGCCGTAGTTGGCCTGGGCGATGTGCGCGATCATCTGCCCGAAGGTGCGCACGCCCTCGTACTTGGTCGTCTGCGACCCGGTAAAGAT
This genomic window from Granulicella sibirica contains:
- a CDS encoding type II toxin-antitoxin system VapC family toxin, whose amino-acid sequence is MRRIYWDTMIHVYWFENNDALGDRVQHILDVMLQRSDILCSSLFTLSELIVGPTKTIEPGEVETIEEYFESDLITLLPYTRQAVRTFAELRAHHGVKPLDALHLAIAANNSVDLFLTHDKRLQRLRMPGLPFIASLETDLF
- the rho gene encoding transcription termination factor Rho — encoded protein: MTISELKEHNIAELGKLARGLDIAGTSGLRKQDLIFKILQAQSEKEGHIFAEGVLEILPDGYGFLRSPDYNYLPGPDDIYVSPSQIRKFDLKTGDTISGNVRPPHEGEKYFALVKIEAINFESPEETRNKILFDNLTPLYAQERVKMETVREHISGRVMDLLTPVGKGQRGLIVAPPRTGKTMLLQSIANSITSNHPEVVLIVLLIDERPEEVTDMQRSVKGEVISSTFDEPAARHVQVAEMVIEKAKRLVEHKRDVVILLDSITRLARAYNTIVPPSGKVLSGGVDSNALQRPKRFFGAARNIEEGGSLTIIATALVDTGSRMDEVIFEEFKGTGNMEVILDRKLVDKRVFPAIDIQRSGTRKEELLIPKEDLQRTWILRKVLNPLSPVEAMELLTDKLGKTRNNQEFLHNMSSL
- a CDS encoding DNA-directed RNA polymerase subunit omega, with protein sequence MRSDLIFGALTHVTNRYELCQLASKATRKLHKPNTRLQDTTNEVLDRFKDTIPMDDANEPVEKITAIGSQERRAA
- a CDS encoding YifB family Mg chelatase-like AAA ATPase; protein product: MSLFKVRSAAVYGIDASIIEVEIDFANVTLGEEQFHTVGLPDAAVRESRDRVRAAIKNSGFGLPPTRITINLAPADLKKEGSGFDLPIAIGILGAYGGLNIKDMSDFLLVGELGLDGGLRAVQGMLPIAVAAKARGIRNLIVPESNAKEAAVVEGVDVYPVKTLTEVRELLNAAAFGAITAVPLKVEATDLLNEMQHFPADFKDVRGQGVAKRALEVAAAGGHNILMIGPPGSGKTMLAKRLPSILAPLRFEEALETTKIHSVAGVLNAEDGLVAHRPFRSPHHTISDAGLIGGGVMPRPGEVSLAHNGLLFLDELPEFPRNVLEVLRQPLEDGMVTITRAAMSLSFPARFMLAAAMNPCPCGYFNDKSRECMCTPPMIQRYVSKVSGPLLDRIDIHIEVPAVQYKELRGGSASEGSSEIRARVLAARERQHERFGATAERTKGSAKAVSRKVFSNSQMSTQQIRVFCELSSDAERLLERAMQQQGLSARAHDRILKVSRTIADLEGVQDIAVKHIAEAIQYRTLDRSYWS
- a CDS encoding HEAT repeat domain-containing protein, which produces MQVFPRSLRLVAFAAVLLAATSGHRAFAQNNDVSSQETDTPPGPFDPGHSSVADDKQQAWLILTDAYNDKHSLVRVQALAALGNVGDDRAAKMISDELNDTDIDVRTGAVLACGEGRQLLLIGRLHDMLDDKEPEVAFAAATTLWKMKDHSGEDILMAVANGDRPANATFVNGTMHTMNKDFHNPSTLTRMGALQGASFLLGPFGFGITAYEAMRKSGGSSARVVAIEQLAQERTGPVRAQLLSALGDKDPGVRASAAKALGDYHEPDVATALANLFIDSKPPVRYTAAAAYLHSTGAAPAPATPPAVAKPASKKR
- a CDS encoding L-serine ammonia-lyase, with the protein product MNTSLFELFKIGIGPSSSHTVGPMRAALRFVRELDEAGQLDATARLRADLYGSLALTGIGHATDRAVLLGLLGEAPDTVDPALVEQHLAGIRAADSLALLGRHPIPFNEPQHLLFHRDQMFPDPGVPTHPNGIRFAAFDAAGARLREDVFFSVGGGFILSRAEFHPEKVATSSRTVPYPFSSAAELLHIASAEGLTIANLLLANEVALLESDAAINRPPPHPEAFNGTAEDRIRASILSLWRVMQQCTERGIATQGILPGGLNVRRRAHRLAERLNNPQAPDPLAAIDWVTLYAMAVNEENAAGGRVVTAPTNGAAGVIPSIAHYYMRFIEGPGQSTQEEKQDGLIRFFLTAAAIGILYKENASISGAEVGCQGEVGVACSMAAGGLVAALNGTNEQVEHAAEIGMEHNLGMTCDPIGGLVQIPCIERNGMGAVKAINAARMAMHETEGHKLSLDQVIATMYQTGLDMQSRYKETSLAGLALNIIEC
- a CDS encoding NAD(P)/FAD-dependent oxidoreductase, with the translated sequence MRSSDFCIAGGGIIGLTLALELHRRGAEVTVVERDIPLKQASQAAAGMLAVRDPDNPPELLPLSELSIDLYPAFLDRIERLSGQRVPFQTTVTYQSVGHSSLRPAINLPTGLIPGDDGLSRLEEHSLDPRQLAPALLTAVRNTSVVILDHTTIESAPPAGCLISTLGPWGAPPAAPRKGQMLAVSVPASFGLDYVVRTEHIYIVPRLQGPRAGQAVIGATVEDAGFSTHTEPASLARLRGLAAAFLPAVADETDFPIVDHWAGLRPYTPDNLPMLGEIEAADPGSTKRFVATGHYRNGILLAPATAHVMAELLTGEVPSVDLCRFAPGRFGKA